A single genomic interval of Danio aesculapii chromosome 5, fDanAes4.1, whole genome shotgun sequence harbors:
- the uprt gene encoding uracil phosphoribosyltransferase homolog — protein sequence METTIIETMPCHNQQLNNNSESPEHAAKHVRFARSSTAAAETCQNDAEQHEYQTTSDIQQQIGPQLKLLPLNDQIRELQTIIRDKTTSRGDFVFCADRLIRLVVEEGLNQLPYSECTVTTPTGHKYEGVKFEKGNCGVSIMRSGEAMEQGLRDCCRSIRIGKILIQSDEETQKAKVYYAKFPPDISRRKVLLMYPILSTGNTVIEAVRVLTEHGLQAKHIILLSLFSTPHGARSIVQEFPDITILTTEVHAVAPTHFGQRYFGTD from the exons ATGGAAACGACCATAATCGAGACGATGCCGTGCCATAACCAGCAGCTGAATAATAACAGTGAGAGCCCCGAACACGCCGCCAAGCACGTCCGCTTTGCCCGAAGCAGCACTGCCGCTGCGGAGACCTGTCAAAACGACGCCGAACAGCATGAATACCAAACCACGAGCGACATCCAGCAACAAATAGGACCTCAGCTGAAGCTGTTGCCATTAAATGACCAAATACGAGAACTTCAGACTATCATTCGGGACAA AACTACCAGTAGAGGTGATTTTGTATTCTGTGCTGACAGACTG ATCAGATTAGTTGTGGAAGAAGGCCTCAATCAGCTTCCATACAGTGAATGTACTGTAACCACGCCAACAG GACATAAATATGAGGGTGTGAAGTTCGAGAAGGGGAACTGTGGGGTCAGCATCATGAGGAGCG GTGAGGCTATGGAGCAAGGGCTGAGAGATTGCTGCAGGTCAATCCGTATTGGGAAGATTCTGATCCAGAGCGACGAGGAGACACAAAAAGCCAAAGTGTACTACGCAAAATTTCCTCCTGACATCAGCAGGAGGAAGGTTCTACTCATGTACCCTATACTGA GTACAGGCAACACTGTGATAGAAGCGGTGCGGGTGCTGACTGAACATGGCCTACAGGCCAAACATATTATACTACTGAGTCTGTTCTCCACTCCACACG GTGCACGGTCCATTGTTCAGGAGTTTCCTGACATCACTATACTGACAACTGAAGTTCATGCTGTTGCTCCAACACACTTCGGCCAGAGGTATTTCGGCACAGACTGA
- the nexmifa gene encoding neurite extension and migration factor, translating into MDVLQESRFSGADHSPRPGDASENEPHDPLADVSEDLRRCDDIAPAVLSLPSLCGQSQTSEGPLSPADLHDGTVSNTTSLSSLSSFSSLSSLSSLSSVPCSKPVTPWSVPQTCDRSSLSNMDSRGGDCLSCLIPKNQTEPESCESVLSFASINLQCLGPAPSAGRYGDQVLSDQLLSGPANPAVTNEGAEEGRSMQESESDEDPASRSIYEGLGEEAQDWSCLETLISESRMELLDLCSRSELAVNLFCEEDVENYMFQEEETSLSTDVCSLKIRYESYQDGVQERTESALQNESQLGFFPSLPCSRKEGPKEKPDQSVAIKADDHVNPTISPESNFLFDLSNSPEDSGEFSDDSSCTGSPDHGLSLRHGCLSRENSSSSSQLSYRLRAKRKVAYREDYLYDVDSIESEKNAEKREKQPAGVKKERDDDWCPKKRRRSNRKDPPVIIKYIIINRFKGQRHMRVRLGRVEPSPAVVCLSPNALLHYERLAPLKAYWEAREKEQQEQNRLRAAETNKRLNGCKRPPSTKPKRKHRMARLRIQQIHAVQNSLPSHTIVVPINNQLEGTESLKSTEEPKEEITSITHTARAKSRTQEREERRKAGKTGKIKKFKSEARLRLKKLKEAETQEVPEASEIEQYSPCLPENLSNSLDCNVTNETSSNHPEKCTLTPTATETNGNAELLPGGYLQTLLEASESSSTASITYFHPGLQNTTLQPVQSCVLSPPSESELPHSPPSVNHGPHRTHYVEPNLTEPNQPISWPSQPSADQLPFSPDIPTQSPMVPSAFPTPLPVLAGDSTNVAGYGQVSLSGCRVSYEESQPDADYGLSPTGSRSDSGVGRLVSFNSLGSLSATSSNYSSLSLREGEREREEEISEINDGFLPHCSPHLVLQQSLEEVAPLRESTDLLDISNFTPDKFRHSSLSEMSPPDTPNSSPQLLGNCGKVGEFSEAAEANVQWNCGAVPQLNQKGNPHLLQIHSFNTAEEEVGLRDHKGSSKKGGKNGQGPKKTKTTKTVKGEKAKLPRQGSRSVRKIKALLEGKAAKSSGGSGSRASSPTPSLSLMGAQGEWPIAGGVSNDDQREFQEPSNILSNIVSGMAEVQRFMRASVEPLWGPCLSPGQHALQSQTLKILGSAADLKKRGGASGGGRGKKGAGRGSGKTLPKLLPPGFFPTLGLDCLPLPHRPAHKKMYRHKTSAKFAREELLAGKRDVKGVALTTLVEKRSYNTVCVKSVPQHRGLNRAQRPALSLSKWLPSVQGSKVMCSILC; encoded by the exons ATGGATGTTCTACAGGAGTCCCGATTCTCAGGGGCAGATCACAGCCCTCGCCCAGGAGATGCCAGTGAAAATG aaccACATGACCCGTTGGCAGATGTGTCAGAAGATCTGAGGCGCTGCGATGACATTGCTCCTGCTGTGCTGTCCCTGCCCTCCCTCTGTGGCCAAAGTCAGACCTCTGAAGGTCCTCTTAGCCCAGCTGACCTGCATGATGGGACTGTCTCCAACACCACCTCTCTTTCTTCGCTCTCTTCATTCTCCTCTCTTTCCTCCCTATCATCTCTCTCTTCTGTGCCCTGTTCCAAACCTGTGACGCCCTGGTCTGTGCCACAGACCTGTGACCGGTCATCCCTCTCTAACATGGACTCCAGGGGTGGAGACTGCCTTAGCTGTCTGATCCCCAAAAATCAGACGGAACCGGAATCCTGTGAGTCCGTACTCAGCTTTGCCAGCATCAATTTACAATGCCTTGGCCCCGCCCCCAGCGCAGGTCGCTATGGTGACCAGGTTCTATCTGACCAGCTGCTCAGCGGCCCTGCCAATCCAGCTGTAACCAATGAAGGGGCTGAGGAAGGGAGGTCAATGCAGGAAAGCGAATCAGATGAGGATCCTGCATCCAGGAGCATATACGAAGGTCTCGGAGAGGAAGCACAGGACTGGAGCTGTCTAGAGACTCTCATCAGTGAGAGCCGTATGGAGCTGTTGGATTTATGTTCTCGCAGTGAACTTGCAGTCAACCTGTTCTGTGAAGAAGATGTGGAGAATTACATGTTTCAAGAGGAAGAGACATCACTTAGTACTGATGTCTGCTCACTCAAAATACGCTACGAGTCCTATCAGGATGGAGTGCAGGAGAGGACTGAGTCTGCCTTACAGAACGAGTCTCAGCTAGGTTTCTTTCCCAGTTTACCTTGCAGTAGAAAAGAGGGGCCAAAAGAGAAACCAGACCAGTCTGTTGCTATTAAAGCTGATGACCATGTGAACCCCACTATTAGCCCAGAGAGTAACTTTCTTTTTGACCTCAGTAACTCTCCGGAAGATTCTGGTGAATTTAGTGATGACAGCTCTTGCACGGGCTCCCCAGACCATGGGCTCTCCCTCCGACATGGCTGCTTATCCAGAGAAAACTCTAGCTCCTCCAGCCAGCTAAGCTACCGTCTCCGAGCCAAAAGGAAGGTGGCCTACCGAGAAGACTATTTGTACGATGTGGACTCTATAGAAAGTgagaaaaatgcagaaaaacgTGAGAAACAGCCTGCTGGTGTAAAAAAGGAGCGTGATGATGACTGGTGCCCGAAGAAGAGGCGGCGGTCCAATAGGAAGGACCCACCTGTTATCATTAAATACATAATCATTAATCGGTTCAAAGGACAGAGGCATATGAGAGTGCGGCTGGGACGAGTTGAACCATCACCTGCTGTTGTCTGTCTGAGTCCAAATGCTCTCCTACACTATGAGAGACTTGCACCGTTAAAAGCATACTGGGAGGCAAGAGAAAAAGAGCAGCAGGAGCAAAATAGATTGAGAGCTGCAGAAACAAATAAACGTCTCAATGGCTGCAAAAGACCACCAAGCACTAAACCCAAACGCAAGCACAGGATGGCCAGACTCAGGATCCAGCAGATCCATGCAGTACAGAATTCCCTTCCCAGCCACACTATAGTGGTCCCTATCAACAATCAGCTAGAGGGGACGGAATCACTGAAAAGCACAGAGGAACCAAAAGAGGAGATTACCTCAATTACACACACTGCCAGGGCTAAAAGCAGAACACAGGAGAGGGAGGAAAGAAGAAAGGCAGGTAAAACAGGAAAGATAAAGAAATTTAAAAGTGAAGCAAGACTACGGTTGAAAAAGTTGAAAGAAGCTGAGACACAGGAAGTCCCTGAAGCCTCTGAGATTGAGCAGTATAGCCCATGTTTACCAGAAAACCTTAGTAACTCTTTGGACTGTAATGTCACAAATGAAACCTCCAGTAACCACCCTGAAAAATGCACTTTGACACCAACTGCTACAGAGACTAATGGAAATGCTGAACTCCTCCCAGGGGGATACTTGCAGACACTTCTTGAAGCCTCTGAGTCATCGAGCACTGCTAGCATCACCTATTTCCATCCAGGGCTGCAGAACACCACATTACAGCCAGTCCAAAGCTGTGTTCTCTCTCCTCCCTCTGAATCAGAGCTACCCCACTCTCCTCCATCTGTGAACCACGGGCCTCACCGCACACATTATGTGGAGCCAAACCTTACTGAACCTAACCAGCCCATTTCATGGCCATCACAACCATCTGCTGACCAGTTGCCCTTCTCCCCAGACATCCCGACCCAGTCACCTATGGTGCCATCGGCCTTTCCCACTCCATTGCCTGTGTTAGCTGGGGATAGTACGAATGTCGCAGGCTATGGGCAGGTTTCTCTGTCAGGGTGCAGGGTATCATATGAAGAGTCCCAACCTGATGCTGATTATGGCTTGAGTCCGACTGGGTCTCGAAGTGACAGTGGTGTAGGGCGACTAGTTAGCTTTAACTCCCTGGGGTCACTTTCTGCTACCTCTAGCAATTACAGCTCGCTCAGCCTGAGAGAGGGAGAAAGGGAGAGGGAAGAGGAGATCAGTGAGATCAATGATGGCTTCTTGCCGCATTGCAGCCCACATCTTGTCCTACAGCAAAGTCTAGAAGAAGTTGCTCCACTTCGAGAGTCCACTGACCTTCTGGATATCTCTAACTTTACCCCTGACAAGTTCCGTCATTCATCGCTATCTGAGATGTCTCCACCAGACACGCCTAACTCTTCCCCACAGCTGCTGGGGAACTGTGGAAAAGTTGGAGAGTTCTCAGAGGCAGCAGAGGCAAATGTGCAATGGAACTGTGGAGCTGTGCCACAGCTTAATCAAAAGGGAAACCCACATCTCCTTCAGATACACTCTTTCAACACAGCAGAGGAAGAAGTGGGGCTAAGGGATCACAAAGGTTCATCAAAAAAGGGTGGGAAAAATGGACAAGGCCCTAAAAAGACCAAAACCACTAAAACAGTAAAAGGAGAGAAAGCAAAGCTCCCACGTCAAGGTTCTCGATCTGTGCGAAAGATCAAAGCCTTGCTAGAGGGAAAAGCTGCCAAAAGTAGCGGAGGGTCAGGAAGTAGAGCTTCATCCCCCACCCCATCGCTTAGCTTGATGGGAGCTCAAGGGGAGTGGCCTATTGCTGGGGGTGTGTCAAACGATGATCAACGGGAATTCCAGGAACCATCAAACATCCTGTCCAATATTGTGTCTGGCATGGCTGAGGTACAGCGCTTCATGAGGGCCTCTGTGGAACCTCTTTGGGGGCCTTGCCTGTCACCAGGTCAACATGCCCTTCAGAGCCAGACACTGAAGATTCTGGGTAGTGCCGCTGACCTTAAAAAGCGAGGAGGTGCCTCAGGCGGAGGTCGAGGGAAGAAAGGAGCTGGTCGTGGTAGTGGTAAAACACTGCCTAAACTTCTCCCTCCAGGATTTTTTCCTACCCTCGGATTGGACTGCCTCCCACTCCCACACCGCCCAGCCCACAAAAAAATGTACCGTCACAAAACCAGTGCTAAATTTGCCCGTGAGGAACTCTTAGCGGGCAAAAGGGATGTAAAAGGAGTAGCATTGACCACTTTGGTCGAGAAACGGAG CTATAACACTGTATGTGTTAAATCAGTGCCACAGCACCGTGGTTTAAACCGAGCCCAGCGCCCTGCTCTGTCTCTCAGCAAATGGTTGCCTTCTGTTCAGGGGTCAAAGGTCATGTGTAGTATTCTGTGCTAA